CCAATGTAATACTATGTGGAAGTCTAGGGCAAAGGTCAAGCTCCATAGCTTTTCCACAGTGATCTCAGCTGTCAATTTATGATTTTTCTAGTATAAGACAGGAGCTTTCTCTTCTCACCTCACCCCATGGTGAAAACTAGGGCAAGTTGTACAGACCTTgagcttaattttttttaaaaaaaatcatcaggTGCTACAGCAAATACAAGTGAAAAAATATAAATTTTACAAAAGCTATGCCATTGGATGGGAACTTGCATTCAATCTCCCATGGCTGTATTACTGCTGGGGAAGTTTCGAATAGAGGTTGGATAATTCAACACAAGGAGGGAGAAGAAAGTTGGGAGGGAAGAGGGAGTGCGAGTCTTTGGCAGACATTCCGTGTAGTGGTCCATCTGTTATCAGTAACTAATACTGGAGTTCCAATGTCAGACCTGTGACTAAACAATTGTTTTACTGCCAGAGATCCACTACTCTCACTGCAAATGATTCCATCTACAGATAGCAAACAGTAATGACCTTAGTAACTGTTTTGTTTGCTGGTttgtaaatcactgaaaatgacattttaaaaagaaacgTGGACAAAGTACTGAATACCTTATTCTCTGTTTACTTGCAGTCAGCGGCGATGCTGTCATCATTATGTCTGAAATGCTAAAAATATTTGTTGTAGGTAAGCATGTAAAGCTAAGCAATTGCAGTGGACTTTGTGTGCAATGCATTCGGATGGGATTAGCATGTTAAAACCTTATTAATCACAAGGTATAGGGCAGTAAAACTCAAACAAACCAAGAATAATAAACAATTTATCGAGTTTTGAAACCAACTGTAGGTGAGTTGTTCAACCAATTAAACAGAGGGTCAGGGGAGGGAAGAATTGGCTTTGGTTGCACTTCAGCAACCAAATTATTCGCTCCATTTTAGGGTGCAGTGAGGATAGAAGTTTGTATGAActttttttcacttttaaaattgcaTTTAAACTACAGCAATGGATGAAATGAAACTTCAGCAGTTACATGAACATTTTTATCACAAACTAATTGAACAATTTTAAACCGATCCCAGCAGTCCAGACACATGAGCTTGTTATACTCACTTTTTTTTGTAACCTCTTTTCGCTTTAAGTGGAGTTTGGATACACTCCTACCGCGTATGGTGCAAGTATGGAATTCTAATGTACTATTCATTTACATTCAAATATAACTTTAGTTAAATACCTATAATTTCTAGGACCTTTTGCTCAAATCCAGCCTTTACCTGATGGGATGAATATCTCCTCTGTGAAAATTTCAATGTCATCTGAAGATacgatgtacgctgatgacacccagctgtacctcaccaccacctctctcgacccctccactacctcagtGTTATCAGACTTCTTGTCTGACAGCCAGTCCTggattcctccagttaaacattgtgaagaccaaaaccattgtcttcagctcccgccacaaactccactccttcaccactgattccatccccctctctggccactgtttgcaacctcggcatcctatttgaccctgagctgagcttccgaccctataTCTTCATTACTAAGACtgactacttccatctctgtaatatcacctatgtctgctttgaccaagcttttagtaatCTGTCATAATATCTCCTCTTAGGCTTggtgtcaatatttgtctgatttatgctcctatgaaacaccttgggatgtttttctgcagGAAAGGTGTTCTATAAATGGAGGTTGTTGATGCAAGTTTGCTGTTGCAACCCACAGATTAGGGCTCCTCTTAATTCAATACTAATTGGAAATTACACTTAGTCAGCAGAGTAAAGGCAGTTCTCCTGTACCTGTCCTGCAAGCACTTGTGCTGATACTAGTGGCATAAAAGTTCCAAAGCTTGTGTTGTGATGTCTTTGTTACACACTTATTTTAATATGCAACCTGTTTCTATAATTGTATTGCATCTAGAGGCAGCAGCACGAACAGCCAGACAGGCATTTTCTGAAGACTCTAAGTCAGGGGACATTGACCATTTTGAGAAGGTTTTGCCCCAGCTGGTATGTAACTGAAGTTTACAGATTGTGGGTGCGGAAAAGGTTAAAGAAAAAGCTGCTTTAATTAAAATCAAAACTTATGTAATGGGCAGTTTCTTTCCAAGAAAATGATCTGGTTATATCAACTTGTTCAGACGACCATTTTTAATCTGCAGTATGTCAAGCAGCTTGCATATAAGGTTACAGCTGCTGAAATGGGCAGAACTACACAGCCTGAATGGGACGTGCATATCATGTTGAATCAGGAATAATGGCAACTTATCTTTTATATATTGAGTAGAATCTCTCATGCACACAGCAAGAATGTTTCCCTTTCGAGTAAAAGGAGCACAGATTCTTCATACTAAAATAAGGATTGGGAAAGCAACTTTATACAACAATCACATCAAGGTTTAGAAAAATACTTGTAAAGATAGGCATAGATATTGACTTGCAAGAGAAACTATAAAAACGTTTCTCTTCTGTCAAAGTACACATCAAAATTTTACATGGGTGGAACTCCAAGTCTCTGACTATTTTAACTTAATACATGATTCCTAATCGCTTGTGTGTTCTATTTAGCTGTTGCATGCAAGAAGGTGTTCATATAGTTGGCCAAAGTGAGTACGAAACATGGTTATAGAAAAGGAGCTGCAACAATTAAGGTttttataaagaaagacttgcatttatagagcgcgtttcatgacctcaggacgtcccaaagcattttacaaccactGATAATACActattctggtcattatcacattgctgtgtgcaaattggctgctgtctttcctacaacagtgactacacttcaataatgtacttcgttggttgtaaaatgttttgggacgtcctgaggtcttgaaacgcgctatataaatgcaagtctttctttataaaaATCTTAATTGTTGCAGCTCCTTTTCCATCACCATGTTTTCTACTCAATTTGACTAACTACATGAACAGCTGCTTGCATGCAACAGTTAAATAGAACACACAAGCGACAAGGAACGACGTGCCTTCAACACTCTGCTCTTATACCATCATTTGGAGCAGTGTATTTTGCCAGATGACTTACCATTATAAATATACCATGGCAGGTCAGTCCTTAACACACGATTCTATTTTTAAGTGAAGTCTGTTAATGGGGAGAAAATGCTGCTGCCAAAACCATCAAGTCAAAATCTTTCCTGTGGAACAAACAAAATCCCACTGTTTAGTTTCCTGAAAGTTCCATCAATTGTCCAGCATCACTTGAAAGTGGAGATTGAGCCCAGTTGGATG
The nucleotide sequence above comes from Heptranchias perlo isolate sHepPer1 chromosome 23, sHepPer1.hap1, whole genome shotgun sequence. Encoded proteins:
- the cenpx gene encoding centromere protein X translates to MERSERAKFKKELVSKLLYSYFKDQKTKVSGDAVIIMSEMLKIFVVEAAARTARQAFSEDSKSGDIDHFEKVLPQLLLDF